From the genome of Athalia rosae chromosome 3, iyAthRosa1.1, whole genome shotgun sequence:
ctaaaacggaaaacggaaaatttctatGTTGTGTCTTTCAGTTTAATCGAGAGGATTATATAaaagagaaatcgaaaaacagaaacagaaaccaaagaatgaataaataattccagTATCGGTACGAATTattatgagttttttttttctacaagtaTATTAGATGTTTCGTAGACagcagcaaaaaaaatcgacacgTAGATAGAGAAAATCTAATTGGTTTCAATCGGTTTTTctattgtatttttaattgcacaagtttttcttctatcgGCACTATGTAGCTATTTTTGAACTATTAGTTGAAATTCATCTAACTTTAGTTGATATTGTATGTTATCATCTCATTTCCGTGCGGTGTGTTTAGCGCGCTTTTTATTTGAGGTTATGTGGGGTTAGCTTTTTGACATACTAGTTATGGATTTTGCGCGGCTCTTCTCGACATTTTCAAGTGGAGGGTTTCCTTTTCTAAACCATCTGTTTCCATTTTATGATTACAGACTCTTCAAAAATGCCTTTAAATTCACAAATACAACACCTGAATCGACCGTGAGACAACGACCACTGTCCCGCCGTCTGGTTGGCATGGCGTCACGACGCCTTTCAAGTCCTGAAAATGTGCTTATGCCTTCTTCTACGGATAAGGAGAACGGTGTTGTCTCCAGCCCAATCAGCTTCAACACGAGTCCTCAAAaggtacgaaaaaatttgaagatatgaagaattattcaatttggtgttttttcataaaatccaGTTAGAATCTCCAGATCTTAGTCGCTTGACGTGGTTGctggcttttttcttttttacaaccATTTTCCGCTGAAATatcgtcaaatttattttatcagcgATTATTACGATCCggtatcgaaataaaaatctgaataatGTATTCATGGTCAATTAGAGCCGGCCGatcgtaaaatgaaaaagaaataatgataataaatgaaaatgaaaatcaagttAGTAAATCTGGGAAGGCGCGTGTCGAAATTTTAACAGCTGCATTTGGGTATAATTTGAAACGGTAAGTCGCTAGGAGGGTGACTTTTATAGATAAGGTAAACAAATATAGTCTTGATTTGCATCCCACCAGAGATTGGGAAACTGATATACGCTTCATTCGAGCCGATCAGAAAGATCTACCTACGACGCGTGGATCGAGCgtgatttttgataatttattcagCAGCTTGCATTCGCTAGTAAATCCACTTCCGTCTGTATAAATAGCGTTTTTCGaggcgtttttatttttcaatattagaTCTCGATTCTAACAACGATTTTATACCGGATAATCTTATCGCGATGATTTTCGATCTCTTAGTctaatttttctataattattttccagtTCTCCACTTTGAGGTCAATGAAATCTCGTGTACCTCTGGAAGACTGCGATCCGAATAGCCAGGATAGTGGATATGGTGCCAGCTACCCCGATAAAGATGATGTCAAGTGTCAAGATCCGTTCAGGTTTGCAGAGCCTCTGGGAGTTGCTCCCAGACGTCTGTCCGTTGAATCGCGCAGCCCTCTACGATCACCCCTCAGATCCCCGGTCCGGAGTAATAGACCACCTTTATTCCGGAGCTTGTCCTCTGGCTCTGAAAGCATGGACGATGGTTTTACAGAGCTTATCGACATGGACACTCTGGATGACAATACGCAGCTACCAAGTGGCTTGTCTTCACTACTGTCCGGGCAGATCGTGTCAAATAAGTCCATGGAATGCGAACCAACGACGCCAGAAACTAGAACCAAACCATCTTTCAGACGTTCTCTGTCACTACAGAACGAAAATATTACACCACAAAGTTCAAGGGTAAGATCTTGCTTGTTCAGATCACCTAATGCGATTTCATCAACGTCAAGATTATCATATAACGACAGTCCACGCTTAGTATCTTCACCGGTATCTCCACCACCAAAATCATTCAAACGACCAGAACCACCTTCAGATGCAAGTCCAGTGTTAGTGAAAAGATGTAGAAAGTCGAATAGCCTACAGGATATATGTGAACAAACCAGCCCAAAGAAACCAACATTACAAAGATGTTTTTCTGAGACCGAAGCACATGCTCACATAAAATCTGCGATACACAGAAGTACGACCGATGCAGATTTGACAGGTGATTTCAGCAAACAGTGTGTTCTACCCTTAGCCGAAGGGCAACATGAAGATTTAAAGTCGATATCCGCTAGCACATTGGCTGCATTGATCAGAGGCGAGTTCAACGACAGCGTAAGATCATACAAAATCGTCGACTGCAGATATCCATACGAATTTGAAGGTGGGCATGTAAACGGAGCGTTGAATCTCTTCAACAAAGACATGATCGAGCAAGAACTTTTGGcaccgttgaaaaatgttcCCGAAATACATTCGGACAACGAAAAACGTGATATAATTGTTTTCCATTGTGAATTCTCATGGGAAAGGGGGCCCAATCTATCGCGCTTTTTGCGTAACATTGACAGACAAAGAAACAAGGAACATTACCCAGCTTTGCATTATCCCGAGGTATACCTCCTCCACGGAGGATACCAGCAATTTTATCTTGAAGAACAATCTCTCTGCTCGCCATGTGGGTACAGGCCTATGCGACATCCGGATCACGAAGCAGACTTACGTCAATTTCGAAGCAAGAGCAAAAGCTGGCAGGGTGACAAGTCTCGATTAAACGGTTTTACTGCCCGCGCTAATTTGAAGCGACTTGGATTATAGACTGCCATGCTGTGCTAGTTGCTCAGTTAAAtcgatacgtatgtatacatgtatatacatatatatgtgtgtgtatatgtatttacatacaaCAATTTTGATCTCGCGTATGAATGTGTGAGAACGAGAGAAAGGAAACTAaatttaaaagagaaaaaaaataccattaTCGACAAGTAGATTTGATTTCCAAACCTTGGTGAGATTAGTTTTTATTCAATGAGGAATACATGGATTCATCGATAGTTCCAAcaattgattcaaaaaataccTGTTTTTGTACATAATAAATTTTAAGTTTTCttattacagaaaatattaataacaataataatagtaataataatgatgatgatgataatgatcatAATGAATAAGTATCAAGCAAGTACAACAAAAGCAACATAAAACGCTTAAGAAGAGATCATAGATTCagtcctgtttttttttttgttattttttttctccagataAAATAGTCAAAACTTGCCGTTGAATGATtcagataattattattattatgtaaatgaaaatgatttatatttttttttttcgtttttccccccAATTCTATGGATTAATCTTGTACATAAGATTTATTATTACCTgcctgaaaataattaaaatccgCAAGGCAAAAGCAATAAGCCCTGTTTAAAATATAGTATGATGATGGCAAAAGCAATAAAGAGCTGTACATAGGTTacgagaaggaaagaaagaaagtaaagaagaaaaacgtgtCTCAAATTCTaatgcttttattatttcaaattggGCAGGCATCCCACTGTATAGACATGACacaaaataatggaaaaaaagtaataataataagaacgaAAGGAGATAACCGGATGCAGCTACATTTTCTAAGTTTTTGAAATGATTTAATTGTTGACAAAaatacagaaatgaaaaaaaaaaactgtaaaattgaaatgcaaaaaaaaaacaaatttatcaaaaaatagatgaaatagaagaaattacGGGTTCGCAAATCTTGACACTTGGCATAGCGGtcaaaaaaatgagtaaaaaatagaagaaaaagcatTCATAATGTGAGCGTAGAAATCAGTGGTGtacaaattattaattaaactttgttcaaatataaaatcaaCACAACGAAATAGAAATGTGGTACTGTacgggtgtgtgtatatgagtgaatgttatattatttgataagtttaagtaagaaaaaaatgatggtgGAATTACATAATATGTTACAAAATCTCAGcataaaactgaaaacttatgaaaaaaactgaaaaaaaatggactttCTTTTGTATGGTTACCACATGTTCGATAGTGGAGACAACAACCACATCCtatatttcatttgatatcataatataataattcctcatgctaaaaaaaatatcggtactcttaatttttttccccaccttGCAATTATGGCCTCATATCCTGTTTCgttaataattcaaaatttcgacaGAAAATTTCTACAACTACTTTAATGCAGGAGCAAAAAATTCGCGGTAAAATTAGTTGGACGATTCTCCACTTTTTAGCGCGATCCTTTGGGCGCTTTTATTGATGCGCATCACTGACCACAGACACACCAGCTGTCATCAAAAGCGAATTGTGAATGTGCAGGTCAGTGACCTCGCGGCTCCGTAAGAGGTCGTTTTATTCTGCGCCTGGTGAATTCATTTTGAGAGCATCAGTTAAATGAATGTCATCCTTGGATATTGCAAAAATTATGTTTCAGTCTCTAGTTTTCAAAgtcgaattattattcgaattatCTTCAGAAGGATCCAGGCTGGCTGGcttaattaaatgaataacgaAGTCAGTTTGTATTGAGAATAAATGGTGTagttaaaatttattacacacaTTCGATGTTTTATACTACTCATGATTAGATAAAACAACCAtcttttcaagatttttccttagattttccaatttttccgaatttttccccattttttagTTGGGTTCCCATTAATCTTCTATAGCCTCTGAAGATCAAAGccttcaagatcaaaatacaaagaTTCACTGCCTTGTCATCGTTCTCTATTTTCTTACCCGTGTTTCCtgaaagttttttaatttatcaattgatttttgattaattactAGATCTCTATCTGcctcgatttttccaatttatttaccattttttaattaattattcagctACCCCATCTTCCACGCCGAAAAAGTGACAAGTAGCGCCGAGTAGCGTAACACCGACCCGCGGAATTTGCGTGAACTGTTTTTACAAGTTTCTTGCCCTtgacaacgaattcagacctacaggtaggtctgaattcgttgcctTTGACTTCACGAGACCCACCTTACATCGGAGATTttgcgttgactgatgataactACTATCCCGCGTTACCCCCTGAGGATTTTCTGGGGGTTGGTTCAccgaaattccgccacatagcgctagctgtactcgcggtgggcggagctcaGAAAAAATGGGCGGGACTTGAAAAATAGGGCCGTACGATTAACTTCAAGGGCCCGCACCACCCAggggagaataattttttaaatctagaacaaatcggaaaaaattggaaaaatcggaaatattagaaaaaaaatgaagaataaatctgggatgtTGTAACTTTGGTTGCATATCACTAGGCGCTCTGAGAGGCTTGAGAAAATGCGGTAATTAGATAATTAATTGgacaattagaaaaaaaaaacgggaaaatgggaagaaattagaaataaattgggaataaatttAGGATGCCGTTACTTTGGTTGCATATCATTAACCACCTTCAGTCAAAATGTCAGTTGAGGGTCTCTATTCAGGActaaatgaattattcaataatttgtttcttttacgCAGAAAGATTCAATAGTTTGTAACATCTAGTAGTTCCATGCCAACAGCCTTACATTGGCACGTATTAGTCGGAAATAAGTACTTCACttgaatgaatcaaaaatcACAACTTATCCAATGATTCCCTTTTACGgtaatatcatagatatatatatatatttatgatgACATCAATTCCTAAGGTAACTTGAAATCAATTGTTACGTATGTAAAAACATTTATGCATttttattaacatttttttacattttttgttcttttttttcttttttctttttttaaatagtTACATTACAATTTGTTTTATTCCCTTCTTTTGTAACGCATCTTTTTATACAAAGTTAGACATCGTAGGGTAGACAGCAATATGTGTACAATGCGTTCGcagaattatcattatcatgattattattattattatttattattattatttattattactattattagtGTGGACTCGAAATCTGGAATTTTAATTCCATTATAAGATCATgggtttattatttttcatacaatatAATTGTATGAATATCGTACCCCTTTATCACTTTTAATCATTCggttgttttgaaaaattcatttacttCATCTGTTCGTTATACTGTTGAATTTGGTTTgcatgataattttcatcatatttgggacgtacagatttttttgctttgattTAGTTTGAGTACGATCTTTAGTAACGGCATTGAATTTTATCGGATTTTGTAATTGACTTTTCGGTTTCTGTTACTTGTATTTCGTCATCAGATTTGCAAAGTCATTCGATAGTTTTGCAGATTGCACACGGTGGTCACGTTTTaatgttttgaaaaataattcatgggAACGTTGATTCggtttggttgtttttttttcaattccaagcAATTGAATCGCAACCTCATTGCTATTCGCTTAAtgtgatataatatatgaCGAGGAATTTCCAACCTGTTCACTGTTGGTGTCGAGCATAAACACTCAATCTCGCTGCTAACTGCACTCCTCAATGATTCTGTAGTTTTTTAAGTTCCTATCGGCACAGAATTTATGGTATAATTTCATCTCAGCCAGAGTTTCAACCGAAGAGCATCTACACCGTTTAAATAATATCTGAACAGTCGTTTATCTCGCACAAATCCTAAATTTTCATACAGTCGAAGCGCCGGACGATTTGTGATTTCTGTTTCTAGTACCACTTCATCTGCATCATCAGCCACCATTGCTTGTATCGCTCGTCTCACAAGGTTGGAACCTATTTTACGCTTACGATATTTAACGTCAACTGCCAACATTGCTATATATCCACGTTTTATAACTTTTCTATGTATGTCCAACTTGCAAACTATCGCCCCAACGCACTCCTCCTCATGCATTGCCTTGAAAGaaacagaataaaataatctgtTATATTGTGTAGAGAACTTTTTAGACTGATCAAGCTTTGTTCCAAAAGTTTGTTTCAATACTTACCAAAAAACATAATTTCGGCCAATTGTGTATAaaatacctataggtatatattgaGTAAGGTTCGCTCAGGTctttttgaattaatttcataataTCTGGCATTTGAATTTCACTTATGTAACTGACATATCTAATATCGCTGTTTTTACTTTCTGTAGACTCTGTTTCGGCATTGTCTGTAAAAATACAACATATTAAATAGATTTCTTATCAGAGTTGTTGCACAAACAAACTACCACACTACAATCATCTCCCTTGATtgcgtaaaaaatttttgttggcTACTTGTTTTGACttcaaaattataaataaaaactgcACAGTGTAAATTGGACAGGTGTCTAACTCTGACCGATGAAAAGCTACATTTTGGTTGGT
Proteins encoded in this window:
- the LOC105691873 gene encoding M-phase inducer phosphatase isoform X1, with product MSRWNRGYLVSKIGSEDGEVQEEKSKGAINGNENADSSNRHQNVESSPITRISKALGKSTLSNGDTPKRFRRNANIANDVIDEMSQKLDFSDSQVPLFGSSAPVAPRTNQKLFKNAFKFTNTTPESTVRQRPLSRRLVGMASRRLSSPENVLMPSSTDKENGVVSSPISFNTSPQKFSTLRSMKSRVPLEDCDPNSQDSGYGASYPDKDDVKCQDPFRFAEPLGVAPRRLSVESRSPLRSPLRSPVRSNRPPLFRSLSSGSESMDDGFTELIDMDTLDDNTQLPSGLSSLLSGQIVSNKSMECEPTTPETRTKPSFRRSLSLQNENITPQSSRVRSCLFRSPNAISSTSRLSYNDSPRLVSSPVSPPPKSFKRPEPPSDASPVLVKRCRKSNSLQDICEQTSPKKPTLQRCFSETEAHAHIKSAIHRSTTDADLTGDFSKQCVLPLAEGQHEDLKSISASTLAALIRGEFNDSVRSYKIVDCRYPYEFEGGHVNGALNLFNKDMIEQELLAPLKNVPEIHSDNEKRDIIVFHCEFSWERGPNLSRFLRNIDRQRNKEHYPALHYPEVYLLHGGYQQFYLEEQSLCSPCGYRPMRHPDHEADLRQFRSKSKSWQGDKSRLNGFTARANLKRLGL
- the LOC105691873 gene encoding M-phase inducer phosphatase isoform X2 is translated as MLWESLTESCEVCQCTRLFKNAFKFTNTTPESTVRQRPLSRRLVGMASRRLSSPENVLMPSSTDKENGVVSSPISFNTSPQKFSTLRSMKSRVPLEDCDPNSQDSGYGASYPDKDDVKCQDPFRFAEPLGVAPRRLSVESRSPLRSPLRSPVRSNRPPLFRSLSSGSESMDDGFTELIDMDTLDDNTQLPSGLSSLLSGQIVSNKSMECEPTTPETRTKPSFRRSLSLQNENITPQSSRVRSCLFRSPNAISSTSRLSYNDSPRLVSSPVSPPPKSFKRPEPPSDASPVLVKRCRKSNSLQDICEQTSPKKPTLQRCFSETEAHAHIKSAIHRSTTDADLTGDFSKQCVLPLAEGQHEDLKSISASTLAALIRGEFNDSVRSYKIVDCRYPYEFEGGHVNGALNLFNKDMIEQELLAPLKNVPEIHSDNEKRDIIVFHCEFSWERGPNLSRFLRNIDRQRNKEHYPALHYPEVYLLHGGYQQFYLEEQSLCSPCGYRPMRHPDHEADLRQFRSKSKSWQGDKSRLNGFTARANLKRLGL
- the LOC105691875 gene encoding N-alpha-acetyltransferase 30 produces the protein MNRTDVDGHNMEIMNCESQKGNVKIKKDNMTIDAVDQEVELLRLTLNAESSIEERQANGLHQVNGVLDSIKKYCETSNVAIEPQSVASSHKNQPDNAETESTESKNSDIRYVSYISEIQMPDIMKLIQKDLSEPYSIYTYRYFIHNWPKLCFLAMHEEECVGAIVCKLDIHRKVIKRGYIAMLAVDVKYRKRKIGSNLVRRAIQAMVADDADEVVLETEITNRPALRLYENLGFVRDKRLFRYYLNGVDALRLKLWLR